Below is a genomic region from Laspinema palackyanum D2c.
GGCCCCACTGAGATTGGCCCCACTGAGATTGACCCGACTGAGGTTCGCGTGGCGGAGTTCTGCCTCGGTCAGGTCGGAGCCACTGAGTTCGGACCGGCTCAGGTCCGTCCCGCTTAATGTTGCCCGTTCCAGATTGGAGCTTGTCAGGTTCGTTCCCCGCATATCGGCTTCACTTAAGTTAGAACCACTCAAGTTCACTTGTCGGAGTTTGGCCTCTCGTAAATCGGCTCCGCTGAGGTTAGCCTCGCTTAAGTTGGCTCGACTGAGTTCAGCGCGGACTAATTCGGCGCGAATCAAAGCCGCTTGAATCAACTCCGCACCGCTGAGGTTAGCGCGGACCAGATTTGCGACATTGAGAATGGCACCATTGAGCTTGGCCTTACTGAGATTGGCCCCACTCATGCGAGCCACATTAAGTTTTGCGCCGGTGAGGTCCGCCTCACTGAGATTAGCTCCGCTGAGATTTGCAATACTGAGGGTGGCGTTACTGAAGTTTGCGCCACTGAGATTGGCTCGACTGAGATTAATTTCGGTCAGATCCATCCCAGAAAAGTCTCTTTCTCCTGCTGCATATTTTTTGATAATATCCTCGGCTTGCATAGATGGTATTCCTGTGAAGAAAGTGTTGATGGGTTAGTGGGGTACGCGCTCAGGGGATCCTGGAGGCCAAAATTAGGAAAAAAAGGAGAGGAAAGAGGGTAGACAATAGAGAATGGAGGAAGATATTTTATTTCTGAGAGATGGCATTCGAGGAAAAGTGCAAGCCTTTGATAAAATTAACCAGCAAGTTGACTGGGGGTAGAGAAAAATTTGGACTAGAAACAACGGGTCCAGTAGGCACTCCGTTGTTGCCGAGGGCGATATTAACCAGCCGTTTCCCAAAATGGGGATTGTGATGGACATCTAAGGTGCGATCGCCGGAATTAGTCAACACCGTTTGCGTGGGAGATTGGAAGAACTTTCCCCGTTGCACAATTCGAGAAAAAGTCTGGGAGTTTTTAATTTCCTTGACCTTTTCTCGGGCATCATTGAGTAACCCAGAAATTTCTTCTGATTCAATCATATCCACTAAATGTTCCAGATTTTCTTGGGTCACCCCGGCATCTTTAAAGGGGAGAATTGCCACATAAGCTGTAGAGAACAATAACAGATCATTGCCGATTTTAAAGCTGAGTTTGGTGCGCCGGGAACTCACTTCAATATTGGGCGGTTCGATTAAGTCAGGATAGCGATGGGCGATTTGATGGTAGGCCAAGGCTAAGGCTAAATGAGCATCTTGGTCGAGGGCCGCATCAATCAGCAGGTCCACCGTGGGTAGAGTTTGATGAAAAAAGGTTTCCGAGGTTTCTGGGGTAAAGCGGTAGACTTGAGTGCGATCGCCATTGGGACTCAGATCCAGCCACTCGCAGATAATCCCTTCCGTTTTCAAACCAAACCGAGACACCCCATGCAGTTTGGCTCCGGTTAAGGTTGCACCGGAAATATCTGCTCCCGTCCAGTCCACTTGGATCATATTGGCGTAGGTCAAATCCGCATACACCAAACTCGCATCCAATAAATTGGCTTGACTCAAGTCTGCACCTCGGAGGTTAGCGCCGCTCAATTTAGCGCCACTGAGGTCCGCACCTCGCAAGTTCGCCTCACTTAAATCAGCCCAGCGCAAATTAGCTCCAGAAAGGTCTACTCCCATGAGCTTGGTATGAGACAGATCCGCTTGGCGCAACTCACAATTTCTGAGGTTGGCTCCACTGAGGTCCGCACCACTGAGGTTCGTCTCTCTTAAATTAGCCTGTTCCAGATTAGCCCCCATTAAAGAGGCTCCTCTCATGTCCGCTTCACTGACATTAGCGCTGACTAGATAGGCTTGTCGGAGTTTTGCTTCGCGGAGGTTGGCCCCATTGAGGTCCGCTTGGGTGAGGTTCGCACCGCTGAGTTCGGCACGCATGAGTTCGGCACGGATCAACGAGGCTTGAATTAACAGGGTTCCGCGTAGATCCGCCCGAACTAAGTTGGCAACATTGAGGTCCGCTCCATTGAGATTGGCTCCACTCAGGTGAGCGCTGTTAAGTTTCGCAACATTGAGCTTGGCATGGCTGAGATTGGCTCCAGTGAGGTCAGCACCGCTAAGATTGGCAATACTCAGGTTGGACCCACTTAGGTTGACTTCGCTAAGATTAACTTGACTGAGATTGACTTCAGTCAGCATAACCCCAGGAAAGTCTCTGGCACCAGCTAGATATTTTTTGATTAGTTCTTCAGCTTCCATCGGGGCACCCTGAGAACAGCGGGACTTTACGGAGATAGCAGGCTTGCATTACCATCCTAGCGGAAGAGCGATCGCCATATAGGAAAGTCCCCGCTTGTGGTACTGCTGAGTCGTTGGGAATCGTTCCCGGGATTGAAAACCACGGGAGGGATTGTTCCATGCAATTGCTAAGGGTTAGGCGATCGCCATCCATCACAAAATCACCAAACGCACCAAGGGGGATAACTTCCACCAGAACACCGGGAGATCGACTCACTCTAACATTTTCTGACCCTCAATCTTCCTAATTTTTCCCAGGGCGATCGACAAGGTTAACCCCCATCGGTTATCGGGGCCTTCCACTAACGGTCAACTAACTGTTGAAGAAGGAAAAGATGAAACCGGCGACAAGTCAAAACAAGTAGGAATTGCTGGGTACCGATTTTTAAAGTGCCAATAGGTGAATTATTCCCCGTTAGGGGCAAGGCGCTCGCCCACTGCAACTTGGATGAGTTTTAGCAGTTTCCCTTGTCACGGACTGGAGTAATTTGGTTCCCCTCGGGTCTGGGGAATGGCGATGGGATTCGCAAGGAGCCAACTGGGGTCATAATAAATCGGAATTAGGTATTTAAAAGAGCCGATGAACGTTGGAATTGTGGGTCTGGGTTTAATTGGAGGTTCCTTGGCGTTGGATTTGCGATCGCAGGGTCACCGCATTTTAGGGGTGTCCCGTCGCCCACAAACTTGCCAGGAAGCGGTAACGCGCCAAATCGTGGATGAGGCAGATGTAGAGATGACCCTGATGGCAAACGCCGAAGTGGTATTTATATGCACGCCGATCGCGGCGATCGCTTGGACCGTAGAACGACTTATCCCCCATCTCAACCCTACCGCTATCATAACGGATGTGGGGTCCGTGAAAATGCCTGTGGTCGAAGCGGTTACTCCCTTATGGGCGAACTTTGTCCCAGCGCATCCAATGGCGGGGACGGCAGAAAGCGGACTGGATGCGGCAGTGCCTGATTTATTTGTCGGACGTTCTTATGTGATTACTCCCACAGAGGATACCCCTGCTGCCGCAGTAGAAACCGTTACCGAGTTGGCACGTTCTCTGGGGTCCCAGGTCTACATAAGCAGCCCTGAAGACCATGATTGTGCCGTTGCTTGGATTTCTCATTTGCCGGTGTTCGTTTCCGCCAGTTTAATATCCGCCTGTCTGGGGGAACCTGTGGGGAATCGCCTGAAATTAGCCCAACAGATTGCCAGTAGTGGCTTTCGGGATACCAGCCGAGTCGGTGGGGGTAATCCCGAGTTAGGGGCGATGATGGCGCAGTACAACCGAAAGGAAGTGTTGCGATCGCTCTATGCTTATCGGGAGCAACTGGACCAGTTCATCGGGGCGATCGAGACCGAAGACTGGAATGCCTTGACCCAGGCCCTAGAACAGACCCAACACCATCGTCCGTTCTTTGTGGGAACCCCAGACAGCCAGAAGCATTCGCCATAACTAGACTCAGGTTCAAACCTAGACCGTTAAGGACCCGAGTGCAGTGGAAATTCCCGGTTCTTTCTTTGAGGGAGTTGTCTCAGAATGGCTGAAAATCGGTACAATAGGAAAAAGAAGCTACCTAATTATTCGAGTTGATTAAAGCGTCCAGGCACCAAGTTAGGGGTCAGTTACCCAAGTCAGTCCCGCGAACTGACCCGAACGGGCCAGCCTTGAGGCCCAACCTGCCTAACTTGAGCGAGTTCCTAACGGGGCGATCGCAACAGGATGGGGAGAGACGGCAACCATACCAGCCCCTAAAAACCGTCGGACGATCCTTCAATCCTTAGTTAAAATCCCCTTGTCCACCTAACTTTTGTTCGCACCCTGTTCAGAATCCCAGCTTTTGTCCATTTCTCGCTACGATATCCCCCCTCGGCGAGGGCGACATTTAATTTGGATTGGTACATTGCGAGCAATATTGACGGGTTTTCAAGCTACACTGTCAAATTAAATCGGTAGCCATCAACCCCGAGGTGGAACAGTTCAACTCAAGCCATGCATTATGGAAACAATCGGAACCCCATCCCGGTCCCACCTTCACTTTGGGGAACTGGTGCGATCGCCGGGGCATTCTCGCTTTGGTGAGAAATACGATTTAGCAATTGAAAAATTATTTGCTCAGGAGAAGCCACCTATGCTACACCGCAAGATTTATCAATTCTGTTGCGATGGTCGTGAAGTCAGTATTTTCTTGCGGGATCAGCAACGTTGGATTGACGGTGTTCGCATTCTTGACATCGAAGGAGATTTAGTCACGATCCGCTATGAAACCGATGAAGAAGATGAACTCTCTTCCTGGGAAGAGATGTTTCGCCTCGAAAGCATCGGTGCCGTTAGCCAAAAAATTGCCTGCGTTTCGCGAGGTAATGTGGAGCCTTTGGTATCAGATGACTGTCCCGAAGCCGAACAAATTCCCAAACGCTCTCCCGACTTGAATCAAGAATAATGGAAAAAGTCGGTTTTGCCTTGAATCCTACAGTGTTTCCAGGTCAACCGGCGATCGCTTATGTTCAGAAGTACAATAAACCGGGTTTCTGTACAACCAGAATTGAAGTCAGACCCATTAACGGGTAGGAAACCGGGTTTTTTCTCCCCTCCCCTCTGCTCAACTGAGGCGATCGTTAAAAACCCTTAGAACAACAAATCCAAAATCATAGCCTTGAGTGCCACTGCGGTACTTAAGGCTATGATTTTGTAGTAGTGGCGACACCCGGCGGGGGTTTAAACCCCCGCCTAACAGCTAAAGTCGGTTAAAAACCGACTAAAAACACTACGGCATCAGACTTCCAGTGGGTTTCAACTGACATCTTGCACCAGGCGACACCCGGCGGGGGTTTAAACCCCCGCCTAACAGAATCAAGTCGGTTGAAACCGACTGAAAACACCAGGGGATAAGACTTGCAGTCGGTTTTTAACCGACTTTAGCTATTAGGCGGGGGATTTATCCCCCGCAGGTTGTGGCTTAAGTTGTTAGTCCGCCAACGTTTAAACCCCCGCCGGTTGTTGCAACTTTTTTCAAGAGTAAATTAGGTCTTTAACAACCGGATGCAATAGCCTTATGCATCAGGCGGCGCGACAGGTGGAACCAGCGCCGCTTCAAACGCGGGACAATAACCATCGGGAGTCACCTTAAACCCAAACAAAGGGGAAACCTGATTCCAACAACGCTGTCCTCGATAATACCGACAGTTTCCGCAACATTCTATATTCGCGCTGACCCGGGCGGCACTCCCTTGAGAAAGCAATTCTCGTTGAGAAACCCCACGCACCACTAATTCCTCACCCTGCCAACGCGCTTCAATTAATCCAGTATCTGAAAACTTCTGCCACCGGGGATCCAAGGCCAAAGTTTGGGACAGAGAAAGGGTAACGCTGCTTTGATGTTCCGTGAGTTCTCCCGGA
It encodes:
- a CDS encoding prephenate/arogenate dehydrogenase, which codes for MNVGIVGLGLIGGSLALDLRSQGHRILGVSRRPQTCQEAVTRQIVDEADVEMTLMANAEVVFICTPIAAIAWTVERLIPHLNPTAIITDVGSVKMPVVEAVTPLWANFVPAHPMAGTAESGLDAAVPDLFVGRSYVITPTEDTPAAAVETVTELARSLGSQVYISSPEDHDCAVAWISHLPVFVSASLISACLGEPVGNRLKLAQQIASSGFRDTSRVGGGNPELGAMMAQYNRKEVLRSLYAYREQLDQFIGAIETEDWNALTQALEQTQHHRPFFVGTPDSQKHSP
- a CDS encoding pentapeptide repeat-containing protein; this translates as MEAEELIKKYLAGARDFPGVMLTEVNLSQVNLSEVNLSGSNLSIANLSGADLTGANLSHAKLNVAKLNSAHLSGANLNGADLNVANLVRADLRGTLLIQASLIRAELMRAELSGANLTQADLNGANLREAKLRQAYLVSANVSEADMRGASLMGANLEQANLRETNLSGADLSGANLRNCELRQADLSHTKLMGVDLSGANLRWADLSEANLRGADLSGAKLSGANLRGADLSQANLLDASLVYADLTYANMIQVDWTGADISGATLTGAKLHGVSRFGLKTEGIICEWLDLSPNGDRTQVYRFTPETSETFFHQTLPTVDLLIDAALDQDAHLALALAYHQIAHRYPDLIEPPNIEVSSRRTKLSFKIGNDLLLFSTAYVAILPFKDAGVTQENLEHLVDMIESEEISGLLNDAREKVKEIKNSQTFSRIVQRGKFFQSPTQTVLTNSGDRTLDVHHNPHFGKRLVNIALGNNGVPTGPVVSSPNFSLPPVNLLVNFIKGLHFSSNAISQK
- a CDS encoding DUF6679 family protein codes for the protein MLHRKIYQFCCDGREVSIFLRDQQRWIDGVRILDIEGDLVTIRYETDEEDELSSWEEMFRLESIGAVSQKIACVSRGNVEPLVSDDCPEAEQIPKRSPDLNQE